Proteins encoded by one window of Streptosporangiales bacterium:
- a CDS encoding LLM class F420-dependent oxidoreductase: MRLALNLGYWGAENDSADGLRLVTEAERLGFACAWAAEAYGSDAVSVLSWLAAQTQRIELGAAVLQIPARSPAMTAMTAASLDALSGGRFRLGLGVSGPQVSEGWHGVRFADPLGRTREYVDIVQLALERKHRVKYDGTHFQLPLPDGPGKALRMIVHPVRESIPVYLAALGPKNLELTGEIADGWLGMFVAARQLGETLSTIESGRTKAGKSLAGFDVQASVPIAVGDDPAACADFVRPHTALYVGGMGSRKQNFYRQAAERLGYEDAAAEVQERFLGRDYEGAGAALPFELLDETALLGDEARIADRMQAYAAAGVTTLSLGTTGATVDERLASLRTAAAALDRAGVGD, translated from the coding sequence ATGCGGCTGGCATTGAACCTCGGGTACTGGGGCGCGGAGAACGACTCGGCGGACGGCCTACGGCTGGTGACGGAGGCGGAGCGGCTCGGCTTCGCGTGCGCCTGGGCGGCCGAGGCGTACGGCTCGGACGCCGTGTCGGTGCTGTCGTGGCTGGCCGCGCAGACCCAGCGGATCGAGCTCGGCGCGGCCGTGCTGCAGATCCCCGCGCGGTCGCCGGCGATGACCGCGATGACCGCGGCGTCGCTGGATGCGTTGTCCGGCGGCCGGTTCAGGCTCGGGCTCGGGGTCTCCGGGCCACAGGTCTCCGAGGGGTGGCACGGCGTACGCTTCGCCGACCCGCTCGGCCGCACCCGCGAGTACGTGGACATCGTCCAGCTGGCGCTGGAGCGCAAGCACCGGGTGAAGTACGACGGCACGCACTTCCAGCTGCCGCTGCCGGACGGGCCCGGCAAGGCGCTGCGGATGATCGTGCACCCGGTGCGCGAGAGCATCCCCGTCTACCTGGCCGCGCTGGGTCCGAAGAACCTGGAGCTGACCGGTGAGATCGCGGACGGCTGGCTCGGCATGTTCGTCGCGGCCAGGCAGCTGGGCGAGACGCTTTCGACCATCGAGAGCGGCCGCACGAAGGCCGGCAAGTCGCTGGCCGGCTTCGACGTCCAGGCCAGCGTGCCGATCGCCGTCGGCGACGACCCGGCCGCGTGCGCCGACTTCGTACGTCCACACACGGCGCTTTACGTGGGCGGCATGGGCAGCAGGAAGCAGAACTTCTACCGCCAGGCCGCGGAGCGGCTCGGCTACGAGGACGCGGCCGCCGAGGTGCAGGAGCGCTTCCTCGGCCGCGACTACGAAGGCGCCGGCGCTGCTCTGCCGTTCGAGCTGCTGGACGAGACGGCGCTGCTCGGCGACGAGGCCAGGATCGCCGACCGGATGCAGGCGTACGCAGCAGCCGGCGTGACCACCCTGTCGCTCGGCACGACGGGCGCCACCGTGGACGAGCGACTGGCGAGCCTACGCACTGCTGCGGCCGCGCTGGACCGCGCCGGCGTCGGCGACTGA
- a CDS encoding SDR family oxidoreductase — protein sequence MSSLGATVAVVTGGAAGIGQTIGRRLVAHGATVVAADLERCDGLVPCDDGTVCGYVDVTDPASIDALMCAVAKEFGRVDVLVNNAGIFSSLVPQHFTELEPDDWRQVLDVNVTGVFNCCKAVLAAMPAGGRIVNIASAAALKGLPMFMHYVSSKGAVLAMTKVLARELADRDIRVNAVAPGFTLSDAVKDNEELLGGLRHSAVQTRLLGRDQTPDDIAGLVTFLAGPDAAFLTGQTFVVDGGSVLH from the coding sequence ATGAGCTCGCTGGGTGCCACGGTCGCCGTCGTCACCGGCGGGGCCGCGGGTATCGGCCAGACAATCGGCCGGCGGCTCGTCGCGCACGGCGCGACGGTCGTCGCCGCGGACCTCGAGCGGTGCGACGGGTTGGTCCCCTGCGACGACGGCACCGTGTGCGGCTACGTCGACGTGACCGACCCGGCGTCCATCGACGCCCTGATGTGCGCGGTGGCGAAGGAGTTCGGCCGGGTGGACGTGCTCGTCAACAACGCGGGCATCTTCAGCTCGCTGGTGCCGCAGCACTTCACCGAGCTCGAACCGGACGACTGGCGGCAGGTGCTCGACGTCAACGTGACGGGCGTCTTCAACTGCTGCAAGGCCGTGCTCGCCGCGATGCCGGCCGGCGGCCGGATCGTCAACATCGCGTCCGCGGCGGCGCTCAAGGGGCTGCCGATGTTCATGCACTACGTCAGCAGCAAGGGCGCGGTGCTCGCGATGACCAAGGTGCTCGCCCGCGAGCTGGCCGACCGCGACATCAGGGTCAACGCGGTCGCGCCCGGGTTCACGCTCAGCGACGCGGTGAAGGACAACGAGGAGCTGCTCGGCGGCCTGCGGCACTCCGCGGTGCAGACCCGGTTGCTCGGCCGCGACCAGACACCGGACGACATCGCCGGCCTGGTGACGTTCCTTGCCGGCCCGGACGCCGCGTTCCTCACCGGGCAGACGTTCGTCGTCGACGGCGGATCCGTACTCCACTGA
- a CDS encoding NUDIX domain-containing protein — protein sequence MVTATSPLADTLADYRPHGDTELADVARLRELVRSTADPWDTTTPLHVTASALIVHPPTRRVLLRWHERQQAWLQVGGHGDPGETDPLEIALREGHEEAGLTDLVPWPQPQVLHITVVPVVARGDEPAHEHADVRYVFATDRPDDVRPEKPNAPLRWLSLPDARAATTEPNVQESLTRLDTLLADR from the coding sequence ATGGTCACTGCCACCAGTCCGCTCGCCGATACGCTCGCCGACTACCGGCCGCACGGCGACACCGAACTCGCGGACGTCGCGCGGCTGCGCGAGCTCGTCCGGTCCACCGCAGACCCGTGGGACACCACCACACCGTTGCACGTCACCGCGTCCGCGCTGATCGTGCACCCGCCGACGCGGCGGGTGCTGCTGCGCTGGCACGAACGGCAGCAGGCCTGGCTGCAGGTCGGCGGGCACGGTGACCCGGGCGAGACCGACCCGCTCGAGATCGCGCTCAGGGAGGGCCATGAGGAGGCCGGGCTGACCGACCTCGTCCCGTGGCCGCAGCCACAGGTGCTGCACATCACCGTCGTCCCCGTCGTGGCGAGGGGCGACGAGCCCGCGCACGAGCACGCGGACGTGCGCTACGTGTTCGCCACCGACCGGCCCGACGACGTACGCCCGGAGAAGCCGAACGCGCCGCTGCGCTGGCTGAGCCTGCCCGACGCGCGCGCGGCGACCACGGAGCCCAACGTGCAGGAGTCGCTCACCCGGCTCGACACCCTGCTCGCCGACCGGTAG
- a CDS encoding MFS transporter, whose translation MSQQVTTATRPARRAAAASLAGTTIEYYDFFLYGAAAALVFGPQFFPSFSPVAGALASFGVFAAGFLARPLGGLVMGHFGDRVGRKSMLVISLLLVGLTTTAIGLLPTYEQIGVWAPIALTTLRLLQGFGVGGEWSGAVLMSVEHAPAGRRGLFGIFPQTGVPAGLLLSNLAFLAASFASAATFAAWAWRIPFLASIVLVVVGLVVRLRVTESPEFVEVERKGAHSKRPLLDALRQYPGRILVAGALPIASIMITYVFTVYALSYLTTVLKVGQSTALLCVLVGTAVFIVGLPVAGHLCDRIGARRVFLAGSVWLLLSAAVLFPLLNTGVVGLFVVGGVLVCFGLASTYGPCAAMISELFPAHVRFSGSSLGYQLATLLGGAPAPFLAVAVYQATGTSLGVTGYMVALAAVSLVGGLMFSRVRPLGASGTSVADAGAVQRGRSSA comes from the coding sequence ATGAGCCAACAGGTCACCACCGCGACGAGACCCGCACGGCGGGCCGCCGCCGCGAGCCTCGCCGGCACGACGATCGAGTACTACGACTTCTTCCTCTACGGTGCTGCCGCCGCGCTCGTCTTCGGCCCGCAGTTCTTCCCCTCGTTCTCGCCGGTCGCCGGCGCGCTCGCGTCGTTCGGCGTGTTCGCGGCGGGGTTCCTCGCGCGGCCGCTCGGTGGCCTCGTTATGGGGCACTTCGGCGATCGGGTCGGGCGAAAGAGCATGCTCGTCATCTCGCTGCTCCTGGTCGGGTTGACCACGACGGCGATCGGCCTGCTCCCCACGTACGAGCAGATCGGTGTCTGGGCGCCGATCGCGCTGACCACTCTGCGGCTGCTGCAGGGCTTCGGCGTCGGCGGCGAGTGGAGCGGCGCCGTGTTGATGTCGGTCGAGCACGCGCCCGCCGGACGACGCGGGCTGTTCGGGATCTTCCCGCAGACCGGTGTGCCCGCTGGTTTGCTGCTGTCGAACCTGGCGTTCCTCGCCGCGTCGTTCGCGTCCGCGGCCACGTTCGCCGCGTGGGCGTGGCGGATCCCGTTCCTCGCGAGCATCGTGCTGGTCGTCGTCGGGCTCGTGGTGCGGTTGCGCGTCACGGAGAGCCCGGAGTTCGTCGAGGTGGAGCGCAAGGGCGCGCACAGCAAGCGGCCGCTGCTCGACGCGCTCAGGCAGTACCCGGGCCGGATCCTGGTCGCAGGTGCGCTGCCGATCGCGTCCATCATGATCACCTACGTGTTCACGGTGTACGCCCTGTCGTACCTGACGACCGTGCTGAAGGTCGGCCAGTCGACCGCGTTGCTGTGCGTGCTCGTCGGCACCGCGGTGTTCATCGTCGGGCTGCCTGTTGCCGGCCACCTCTGCGACCGGATCGGTGCGCGGCGGGTGTTCCTCGCCGGTTCGGTGTGGCTGCTGCTGTCGGCGGCGGTGCTCTTCCCGCTGCTGAACACCGGTGTCGTCGGGCTGTTCGTCGTGGGCGGGGTGCTGGTGTGCTTCGGCCTCGCGTCGACGTACGGGCCGTGCGCCGCGATGATCAGCGAGCTGTTCCCCGCGCACGTACGGTTCAGCGGCTCGTCGCTCGGGTACCAGCTGGCGACGCTCCTCGGCGGTGCTCCCGCGCCGTTCCTCGCCGTCGCGGTCTACCAGGCCACCGGCACCTCGCTCGGCGTGACCGGCTACATGGTCGCGCTTGCGGCCGTCAGCCTCGTCGGCGGGCTGATGTTCAGCCGCGTGCGGCCGCTCGGTGCGTCGGGGACGTCAGTCGCCGACGCCGGCGCGGTCCAGCGCGGCCGCAGCAGTGCGTAG